The proteins below come from a single Corylus avellana chromosome ca3, CavTom2PMs-1.0 genomic window:
- the LOC132176210 gene encoding phosphoribulokinase, chloroplastic produces MAICTSLYSTCSISTPSKTHLGFHQKQVVFYSSGVKKTSKKGGGGGCGSSRPYVITCTASDSQTVVIGLAADSGCGKSTFMRRLTSVFGGAAEPPRGGNPDSNTLISDTTTVICLDDYHSLDRTGRKEKGVTALDPRANNFDLMYEQVKAIKEGIPVEKPIYNHVSGLLDPPELIKPPKILVIEGLHPMYDSRVRDLLDFSIYLDISNEVKFAWKIQRDMAERGHSLESIKASIEARKPDFDAYIDPQKQYADAVIEVLPTQLIPGDNEGKVLRVRLIMKEGVELFSPVYLFDEGSTISWIPCGRKLTCSYPGIKFFYGPDAYFGHEVSVLEMDGQFDRLDELIYVESHLSNISTKFYGEVTQQMLKHSDFPGSNNGTGLFQTIVGLKIRDLYEQIVDSRAKTPVEAAKA; encoded by the exons atggcaatttGCACCTCCCTGTATTCAACATGTTCAATCTCCACACCATCAAAGACCCACCTGGGATTTCACCAAAAACAGGTAGTTTTCTACAGCAGTGGCGTCAAGAAAACCAGCAAGAAAGGCGGCGGCGGTGGCTGCGGCAGCAGTCGCCCGTACGTGATAACATGCACAGCAAGTGACTCACAGACGGTTGTGATTGGGCTGGCGGCAGACTCGGGGTGTGGGAAGAGTACCTTCATGAGGAGGCTGACGAGCGTGTTCGGAGGAGCGGCGGAGCCACCAAGGGGTGGGAACCCGGACTCGAACACCCTGATAAGCGACACCACGACGGTGATATGCTTGGATGACTATCACTCGCTGGATAGAACAGGAAGGAAGGAGAAGGGAGTGACAGCACTTGACCCAAGAGCCAACAACTTTGATCTCATGTATGAGCAGGTTAAGGCTATCAAGGAAGGGATTCCTGTTGAGAAGCCCATTTACAACCATGTCTCTGGTCTTTTGGATCCTCCTGAGCTCATCAAGCCTCCCAAGATCCTTGTCATTGAAGGTTTGCACCCAAT GTATGATTCACGAGTAAGGGACCTCTTGGACTTCAGCATCTACTTGGACATCAGCAATGAGGTTAAATTTGCTTGGAAAATTCAG AGGGACATGGCAGAGCGAGGACATAGCCTTGAAAGCATCAAAGCTAGTATCGAAGCCAGAAAGCCTGATTTTGACGCGTATATTG ATCCACAAAAGCAATATGCAGATGCAGTGATTGAAGTGTTGCCAACGCAACTCATTCCTGGTGATAATGAGGGGAAGGTTTTGAGAGTTAGGTTGATAATGAAAGAAGGGGTGGAGCTTTTCAGCCCTGTTTATCTCTTTGATGAAGGCTCTACTATCTCATGGATTCCATGCGGTAGAAAGCTTACTTGTTCATACCCTGGCATCAAATTTTTCTATGGCCCTGATGCTTATTTTGGCCACGAG GTGTCTGTGCTGGAAATGGATGGCCAATTTGACAGATTAGATGAGCTGATCTACGTTGAAAGCCATCTAAGCAACATCTCTACCAAGTTCTATGGAGAAGTCACCCAACAAATGTTGAAGCATTCCGATTTCCCCGGCAGTAACAACGGAACCGGTCTCTTCCAAACCATAGTCGGGTTGAAGATTCGAGACTTGTACGAGCAGATAGTCGACAGCAGGGCGAAAACTCCGGTAGAAGCAGCAAAGGCCTAA
- the LOC132175230 gene encoding plastidal glycolate/glycerate translocator 1, chloroplastic: MATTTSAMLHNFPFALSNHHHPKLSSFTCRTSLAYTHKACALAFNGGRFLRRPPRSQKSATPIRAFGLNSRFLQMGSPETSSSREISMKSVGGESSGTSTVSQTVFGIAHLIVSLGIILAMDKFLKAAFVVAAIKFPSALFGMFCIFSVLVILDSTVPAVATGLMNFFEPALIFIQRWLPLFYVPSLVVLPLAVRDIPAASGIKICFIIVGGWLASLSVAGYTAIAVRKIVKTEMTDAEPMAKPSPFSPIEVWAWTGIFLVSFVSALVYPTILGTSARTCLPFLLASTVLGYMVGSRLPSDVKKVFHPIICCAVSADLAALAFGYLSQSGLDPILGYYLTKVSSNPGAGDVLMGFLGSVILSFAFSMFKQRKLVKRHAAEIFTSVILSSIFSLYSTALVGRLVGLEPSLTVSILPRCITVALALSIVSLFEGTNSSLTAAVVVVTGLVGANFVQATLDKLRFRDPIARGIATASSAHGLGTAALSAKEPEALPFCAIAYALNGIFGSLLCSVPAIRQSLLAVVG, translated from the exons ATGGCGACCACCACCTCGGCCATGCTCCATAACTTTCCTTTCGCTCTCTCCAATCACCACCATCCAAAACTTTCTTCCTTTACTTGTCGAACTTCACTTGCGTATACGCATAAAGCATGCGCTTTGGCTTTCAATGGTGGCCGATTTTTACGTAGACCGCCCCGTTCTCAAAAATCGGCCACACCCATTAGAGCGTTTGGACTCAACTCCAGGTTCTTGCAAATGGGTTCTCCGGAAACTTCCTCCAGTAGAGAGATTTCAATGAAATCCGTTGGCGGAGAAAGCAGTGGCACTTCTACGGTCTCTCAGACA gtgtttgggattgcgcaTTTGATTGTTTCGCTTGGGATTATATTGGCGATGGATAAGTTTTTGAAAGCGGCATTTGTGGTTGCTGCTATTAAGTTCCCGAGTGCGCTATTTGGGATGTTCTGTATATTCTCTGTTCTTGTTATTCTCGATTCCACTGTCCCAGCTGTGGCGACAGGTTTGATGAACTTCTTTGAGCCTGCTCTCATCTTCATTCAGAGATGGCTACCGTTGTTCTATGTTCCGTCGTTGGTTGTTTTGCCTCTTGCTGTTAGAGACATTCCAGCTGCTTCCGGCATCAAGATCTGTTTCATTATAG TTGGAGGCTGGCTGGCTTCACTTTCTGTTGCGGGTTATACAGCAATAGCTGTAAGAAAAATTGTAAAGACAGAAATGACAGATGCAGAGCCTATGGCAAAACCATCTCCCTTTTCTCCCATTGAAGTGTGGGCTTGGACTGGGATTTTCCTTGTATCATTTGTGTCTGCACTAGTGTACCCAACAATATTGGGGACAAGTGCACGAACATGCCTTCCTTTCCTACTTGCATCAACGGTGTTAGGCTACATGGTTGGTTCTAG ATTGCCATcagatgtgaagaaagtttttCATCCAATTATTTGCTGTGCAGTATCTGCAGATCTGGCTGCATTGGCTTTTGGGTACCTTTCCCAGTCTGGACTTGATCCTATTCTAG GATATTACCTTACAAAGGTGTCTTCTAATCCTGGGGCTGGTGATGTCTTAATGGGATTTTTGGGATCTGTTATACTCTCTTTTGCCTTCTCTATGTTCAAACAGAGAAAG CTCGTTAAGAGGCATGCAGCCGAGATTTTCACATCAGTCATTCTCTCATCAATATTCTCATTGTATTCAACTGCTCTTGTTGGACGCCTTGTTGGGCTAGAACCATCTTTGACTGTATCAATTCTACCCAGATGTATAACTGTGGCATTGGCCCTCAGCATTGTGTCTTTGTTTGAAG GTACCAATTCATCTCTCACAGCCGCAGTAGTTGTAGTAACTGGTTTAGTTGGAGCAAATTTTGTGCAAGCAACGCTTGATAAACTACGGTTTCGTGATCCTATTGCTCGAGGGATAGCAACTGCATCCAG TGCTCATGGATTGGGAACAGCGGCACTGTCAGCCAAGGAGCCTGAGGCTCTCCCATTTTGTGCCATTGCTTATGCTCTTAATGGTATATTTGGATCTCTTCTTTGCTCAGTTCCGGCTATCAGGCAAAGCTTACTTGCAGTAGTTGGCTAA